A window from Methanobacterium formicicum DSM 3637 encodes these proteins:
- a CDS encoding GyrI-like domain-containing protein, with translation MNTLPDQPKPQKIKITEEISLKLVGCVYYGDPFHSNREWSSKNEIGILWGRFYKLYQRFGDSILKEALGDVAYEVHLQPDDYHETGKFYVYVGVEMKKLEEMPLEMFCKSLPLTKYAVFTFKGEDMFRGGEYIWNEWLPNSEYDEAYPYMALAYHKNQYKGMEDSESKVDFYVPVKTR, from the coding sequence ATGAACACTCTCCCGGACCAGCCAAAACCCCAGAAGATTAAGATAACCGAAGAAATAAGTTTAAAATTAGTTGGTTGCGTTTATTATGGAGATCCTTTTCATTCCAATAGGGAATGGAGTTCAAAAAACGAAATTGGAATTTTATGGGGTCGTTTTTATAAGTTATATCAAAGATTTGGAGATTCAATTCTGAAAGAGGCCCTGGGGGATGTAGCGTATGAAGTACACCTGCAACCAGATGATTACCATGAGACTGGGAAATTTTATGTTTATGTGGGAGTTGAGATGAAGAAGCTAGAGGAAATGCCCCTGGAAATGTTCTGCAAGAGTTTACCCCTAACAAAATACGCAGTTTTCACCTTCAAAGGAGAAGATATGTTCAGGGGTGGTGAATACATCTGGAATGAATGGCTTCCAAATTCAGAGTATGATGAAGCTTATCCCTACATGGCGCTGGCATACCATAAAAACCAGTATAAAGGCATGGAAGATTCTGAATCTAAGGTTGATTTCTACGTTCCTGTTAAAACGAGATGA